One window of the Shewanella khirikhana genome contains the following:
- a CDS encoding carbohydrate kinase family protein encodes MSKRVLCFGEALIDFLCTGSDEDDGLMLPCFRQYPGGAPANAAVAVAKLGGHARFAGLVGKDKFGDFLANSLARYGVDISLLGRHVSAPTSLAFVHLNDEGDRSFSFYRDGGADTLFDAAAVDNSWFDNTAVLHLCSNTLTTPQSAEATLSIADKAIAAGLYVSVDVNLRHNLWQGGSACKETVMALVSRAHVLKFAREELEYLADSTQIDFIQTLLDSGCKLLLVTDGGNPVRAFFGKQSLTLAAPKVDVVDTTAGGDGFIGGLLYRIARDGLDSLLETEATLKDALGFAIGCGALAVSRPGAFPALPGLAEAEAFHASKSGV; translated from the coding sequence ATGAGTAAAAGGGTGCTGTGCTTCGGTGAAGCCCTGATTGATTTTTTGTGTACCGGCAGCGATGAAGACGATGGCCTGATGTTGCCCTGCTTTCGCCAATACCCCGGCGGCGCCCCGGCCAATGCCGCTGTGGCGGTGGCCAAGCTCGGTGGCCATGCCCGCTTTGCCGGATTGGTTGGCAAAGATAAATTCGGCGACTTTCTTGCCAACTCGCTGGCGCGCTATGGCGTGGATATCAGCCTGCTTGGGCGCCACGTTTCTGCCCCCACCTCACTGGCATTTGTGCATTTGAACGATGAGGGCGACCGCAGCTTCAGCTTTTACCGTGATGGCGGCGCCGACACCCTGTTTGATGCCGCCGCAGTGGATAACAGCTGGTTTGACAACACCGCCGTCTTACACCTGTGCAGCAACACCCTGACCACGCCCCAAAGCGCAGAAGCCACCCTGTCGATAGCCGACAAAGCCATTGCCGCCGGGCTTTACGTGAGCGTGGATGTGAACCTGCGCCACAACTTATGGCAAGGGGGCAGCGCCTGCAAAGAGACAGTGATGGCGCTGGTTAGTCGGGCCCATGTGCTTAAGTTTGCCAGGGAAGAACTTGAGTATTTGGCAGACAGCACTCAGATCGACTTTATCCAAACCCTGCTCGACTCCGGCTGCAAGTTGCTGCTGGTTACTGATGGCGGCAATCCGGTGCGTGCCTTTTTCGGCAAACAAAGCCTCACCTTAGCAGCGCCCAAGGTGGATGTGGTGGACACCACCGCCGGCGGCGATGGTTTTATCGGCGGCCTCTTGTATCGCATCGCCCGCGATGGACTGGATAGCCTGCTCGAAACCGAAGCCACCCTCAAAGATGCCCTTGGTTTTGCCATTGGCTGTGGCGCCCTGGCAGTGAGCCGCCCCGGCGCCTTCCCGGCACTGCCGGGGCTCGCCGAGGCCGAGGCGTTTCACGCCTCAAAAAGCGGTGTCTGA
- a CDS encoding AGE family epimerase/isomerase: MNFYSRDFLLSHSQSILDFYDPRVLDASGGYFHNYYDDGSLFDPGFRQLVSSCRIIVNYARAAEVLDKPEYLAHARHGLQYLLEVHLQADERFAWTLKNHQPEDMTQQAYGYAFVLLAFAACRKAGILPDNDKLLWIYRLLEQRFWQPEYGLYADEISADGVLSDYRGQNANMHLCEAMIAAFEASGEGRFLDRAMEIADKIANRQAALTGGIIWEHFTPEFAIDWNYNKDDPKNLYRPWGFQGGHQTEWAKLLLSLARHSHQSWLISRAKTLFDTAFDKSWDKEHGGMVYGFGPDGDWCDDDKYFWVQAESFAAAAMLYQQTGEQKYLDAYNALWDYAWQHFVDHEHGAWFRVLYRDNRKYSNEKSAAGAKCDYHTLGACFDTLRDLE, translated from the coding sequence ATGAACTTCTACAGCCGTGACTTTTTACTGTCCCATTCCCAAAGCATTCTGGACTTTTACGACCCGCGGGTACTGGATGCCAGCGGCGGTTATTTTCACAACTACTATGATGACGGCAGCCTGTTTGACCCGGGATTTCGCCAGCTGGTAAGCAGTTGCCGCATCATAGTGAATTACGCCCGCGCCGCCGAGGTGCTGGATAAACCTGAGTATCTGGCCCACGCCCGCCATGGTCTGCAATATCTGCTGGAGGTGCATCTGCAAGCGGATGAGCGCTTTGCCTGGACACTGAAAAACCATCAGCCCGAGGACATGACCCAGCAGGCCTATGGCTATGCCTTCGTACTGCTCGCCTTCGCCGCTTGCCGCAAGGCCGGGATTTTACCGGACAACGACAAGCTGCTGTGGATCTACCGCCTGCTCGAGCAGCGCTTCTGGCAACCTGAGTATGGTCTCTATGCCGATGAAATCAGTGCCGACGGCGTGCTGTCTGACTATCGCGGCCAGAATGCCAACATGCACCTGTGTGAAGCCATGATTGCCGCCTTTGAAGCCAGCGGCGAAGGCCGTTTTCTCGACCGAGCCATGGAGATTGCCGACAAGATTGCCAACCGTCAGGCGGCGCTCACCGGCGGCATCATCTGGGAACACTTTACCCCGGAATTCGCCATCGACTGGAACTACAACAAGGACGACCCCAAGAACCTCTACCGCCCCTGGGGCTTCCAGGGCGGCCACCAGACCGAGTGGGCCAAATTGCTGCTGTCACTCGCCCGCCACAGCCATCAATCCTGGCTGATAAGCCGAGCCAAAACCCTGTTCGACACAGCCTTTGACAAGAGCTGGGATAAAGAGCACGGCGGCATGGTGTATGGCTTCGGCCCGGATGGCGACTGGTGTGACGACGACAAGTACTTCTGGGTGCAGGCAGAGAGCTTTGCCGCAGCTGCCATGCTGTATCAGCAAACCGGCGAGCAAAAGTACCTCGATGCCTACAACGCCCTGTGGGACTACGCCTGGCAACATTTTGTCGACCATGAACACGGCGCCTGGTTCAGGGTGCTGTATCGCGATAACCGCAAGTATTCCAACGAGAAAAGCGCCGCCGGTGCCAAGTGTGACTACCACACTCTGGGCGCCTGCTTCGATACCCTGCGGGATCTTGAATAA